A genomic window from Silene latifolia isolate original U9 population chromosome 11, ASM4854445v1, whole genome shotgun sequence includes:
- the LOC141612066 gene encoding putative WRKY transcription factor 51 isoform X1 yields MARDTYTAATSTSFFAINHQLPALTDMNHHTNISPMTTTTNTSLESSGSDPWVECLEVQDSDFFSFEHWPFEHESGGYEQSVQTYGFSGNVSHDVGATSHHQNEGENSRGNITSRDRKEKVAFRMMSDIDVVDDGYKWRKYGKKMVKNSPNPSRNYYKCSIDGCPVKKRVERDRDDIRYVITTYEGNHNHQSTH; encoded by the exons ATGGCAAGAGACACATACACAGCAGCTACTTCAACTTCATTCTTCGCGATAAATCATCAACTCCCTGCTCTGACGGATATGAACCACCATACCAACATAAGCCCGATGACAACTACTACAAACACTTCCCTTGAGTCCTCAGGAAGTGATCCTTGGGTTGAGTGTTTGGAAGTTCAGGATTCTGACTTCTTCTCATTTGAGCATTGGCCATTTGAGCATGAATCTGGTGGGTACGAACAGAGTGTGCAGACTTACGGGTTCTCAGGAAATGTATCACATGATGTCGGAGCAACTAGTCACCACCAAAATGAAGGTGAAAATAGCA GAGGCAATATAACTAGCAGAGACAGGAAGGAAAAGGTTGCATTCAGAATGATGTCAGATATAGATGTGGTAGACGACGGTTATAAATGGAGGAAATATGGAAAGAAGATGGTCAAGAATAGTCCGAATCCAAG CAGGAATTACTACAAGTGTTCAATAGACGGTTGCCCAGTAAAGAAGAGGGTCGAAAGAGACAGGGATGATATAAGATACGTAATAACTACATATGAAGGAAATCATAATCATCAAAGCACACATTAA
- the LOC141612066 gene encoding putative WRKY transcription factor 56 isoform X6 — protein MNHHTNISPMTTTTNTSLESSGSDPWVECLEVQDSDFFSFEHWPFEHESGGYEQSVQTYGFSGNVSHDVGATSHHQNEGGNITSRDRKEKVAFRMMSDIDVVDDGYKWRKYGKKMVKNSPNPRNYYKCSIDGCPVKKRVERDRDDIRYVITTYEGNHNHQSTH, from the exons ATGAACCACCATACCAACATAAGCCCGATGACAACTACTACAAACACTTCCCTTGAGTCCTCAGGAAGTGATCCTTGGGTTGAGTGTTTGGAAGTTCAGGATTCTGACTTCTTCTCATTTGAGCATTGGCCATTTGAGCATGAATCTGGTGGGTACGAACAGAGTGTGCAGACTTACGGGTTCTCAGGAAATGTATCACATGATGTCGGAGCAACTAGTCACCACCAAAATGAAG GAGGCAATATAACTAGCAGAGACAGGAAGGAAAAGGTTGCATTCAGAATGATGTCAGATATAGATGTGGTAGACGACGGTTATAAATGGAGGAAATATGGAAAGAAGATGGTCAAGAATAGTCCGAATCCAAG GAATTACTACAAGTGTTCAATAGACGGTTGCCCAGTAAAGAAGAGGGTCGAAAGAGACAGGGATGATATAAGATACGTAATAACTACATATGAAGGAAATCATAATCATCAAAGCACACATTAA
- the LOC141612066 gene encoding putative WRKY transcription factor 56 isoform X5 codes for MNHHTNISPMTTTTNTSLESSGSDPWVECLEVQDSDFFSFEHWPFEHESGGYEQSVQTYGFSGNVSHDVGATSHHQNEGGNITSRDRKEKVAFRMMSDIDVVDDGYKWRKYGKKMVKNSPNPSRNYYKCSIDGCPVKKRVERDRDDIRYVITTYEGNHNHQSTH; via the exons ATGAACCACCATACCAACATAAGCCCGATGACAACTACTACAAACACTTCCCTTGAGTCCTCAGGAAGTGATCCTTGGGTTGAGTGTTTGGAAGTTCAGGATTCTGACTTCTTCTCATTTGAGCATTGGCCATTTGAGCATGAATCTGGTGGGTACGAACAGAGTGTGCAGACTTACGGGTTCTCAGGAAATGTATCACATGATGTCGGAGCAACTAGTCACCACCAAAATGAAG GAGGCAATATAACTAGCAGAGACAGGAAGGAAAAGGTTGCATTCAGAATGATGTCAGATATAGATGTGGTAGACGACGGTTATAAATGGAGGAAATATGGAAAGAAGATGGTCAAGAATAGTCCGAATCCAAG CAGGAATTACTACAAGTGTTCAATAGACGGTTGCCCAGTAAAGAAGAGGGTCGAAAGAGACAGGGATGATATAAGATACGTAATAACTACATATGAAGGAAATCATAATCATCAAAGCACACATTAA
- the LOC141612066 gene encoding putative WRKY transcription factor 56 isoform X2, translating into MNHHTNISPMTTTTNTSLESSGSDPWVECLEVQDSDFFSFEHWPFEHESGGYEQSVQTYGFSGNVSHDVGATSHHQNEGENSTGGNITSRDRKEKVAFRMMSDIDVVDDGYKWRKYGKKMVKNSPNPSRNYYKCSIDGCPVKKRVERDRDDIRYVITTYEGNHNHQSTH; encoded by the exons ATGAACCACCATACCAACATAAGCCCGATGACAACTACTACAAACACTTCCCTTGAGTCCTCAGGAAGTGATCCTTGGGTTGAGTGTTTGGAAGTTCAGGATTCTGACTTCTTCTCATTTGAGCATTGGCCATTTGAGCATGAATCTGGTGGGTACGAACAGAGTGTGCAGACTTACGGGTTCTCAGGAAATGTATCACATGATGTCGGAGCAACTAGTCACCACCAAAATGAAGGTGAAAATAGCA CAGGAGGCAATATAACTAGCAGAGACAGGAAGGAAAAGGTTGCATTCAGAATGATGTCAGATATAGATGTGGTAGACGACGGTTATAAATGGAGGAAATATGGAAAGAAGATGGTCAAGAATAGTCCGAATCCAAG CAGGAATTACTACAAGTGTTCAATAGACGGTTGCCCAGTAAAGAAGAGGGTCGAAAGAGACAGGGATGATATAAGATACGTAATAACTACATATGAAGGAAATCATAATCATCAAAGCACACATTAA
- the LOC141612066 gene encoding putative WRKY transcription factor 51 isoform X4 has translation MNHHTNISPMTTTTNTSLESSGSDPWVECLEVQDSDFFSFEHWPFEHESGGYEQSVQTYGFSGNVSHDVGATSHHQNEGENSRGNITSRDRKEKVAFRMMSDIDVVDDGYKWRKYGKKMVKNSPNPRNYYKCSIDGCPVKKRVERDRDDIRYVITTYEGNHNHQSTH, from the exons ATGAACCACCATACCAACATAAGCCCGATGACAACTACTACAAACACTTCCCTTGAGTCCTCAGGAAGTGATCCTTGGGTTGAGTGTTTGGAAGTTCAGGATTCTGACTTCTTCTCATTTGAGCATTGGCCATTTGAGCATGAATCTGGTGGGTACGAACAGAGTGTGCAGACTTACGGGTTCTCAGGAAATGTATCACATGATGTCGGAGCAACTAGTCACCACCAAAATGAAGGTGAAAATAGCA GAGGCAATATAACTAGCAGAGACAGGAAGGAAAAGGTTGCATTCAGAATGATGTCAGATATAGATGTGGTAGACGACGGTTATAAATGGAGGAAATATGGAAAGAAGATGGTCAAGAATAGTCCGAATCCAAG GAATTACTACAAGTGTTCAATAGACGGTTGCCCAGTAAAGAAGAGGGTCGAAAGAGACAGGGATGATATAAGATACGTAATAACTACATATGAAGGAAATCATAATCATCAAAGCACACATTAA
- the LOC141612066 gene encoding putative WRKY transcription factor 56 isoform X3 codes for MNHHTNISPMTTTTNTSLESSGSDPWVECLEVQDSDFFSFEHWPFEHESGGYEQSVQTYGFSGNVSHDVGATSHHQNEGENSTGGNITSRDRKEKVAFRMMSDIDVVDDGYKWRKYGKKMVKNSPNPRNYYKCSIDGCPVKKRVERDRDDIRYVITTYEGNHNHQSTH; via the exons ATGAACCACCATACCAACATAAGCCCGATGACAACTACTACAAACACTTCCCTTGAGTCCTCAGGAAGTGATCCTTGGGTTGAGTGTTTGGAAGTTCAGGATTCTGACTTCTTCTCATTTGAGCATTGGCCATTTGAGCATGAATCTGGTGGGTACGAACAGAGTGTGCAGACTTACGGGTTCTCAGGAAATGTATCACATGATGTCGGAGCAACTAGTCACCACCAAAATGAAGGTGAAAATAGCA CAGGAGGCAATATAACTAGCAGAGACAGGAAGGAAAAGGTTGCATTCAGAATGATGTCAGATATAGATGTGGTAGACGACGGTTATAAATGGAGGAAATATGGAAAGAAGATGGTCAAGAATAGTCCGAATCCAAG GAATTACTACAAGTGTTCAATAGACGGTTGCCCAGTAAAGAAGAGGGTCGAAAGAGACAGGGATGATATAAGATACGTAATAACTACATATGAAGGAAATCATAATCATCAAAGCACACATTAA